The DNA window CTTCGGGAACCGTTTCTCCCTTTTGTATATAATAAAGAAGCCTACCAGATTGAATATCCCATACTATTTGTGATTCTTTGTCTGCGAGGTTCAGATTATATAAAAAACGATTATCTAATGAAAAAGGATTCGATAACGCAAAGAATCCAGTTGGTTTTACTTTACTCAATTCCCTCACTTTTTGGCCTGTTTTGAGGTCCCAGATACTTATAGTTCCTTTAAATACATCTTTTCCATTTTTGTCAACATCACCATGTGCCGTTATGAGGTGTTTTAAATCAGGGGTAAAAATAACATTATCGTGAACTAGTACCTTGAAAGTAAGGCTATTAAGCTCGATCTGTCGGACTTTGACTCGGTCGGATATTCTTCGTACTTCAAGAATGTAATCGTATTTCTTCTCTTCCTTTCGCAATAATGTATAGATAAAATTATCTACTTTTCTTTCTGTTTCTCTTCCGCGAGCATAGGTACGAAGAACAATTTGCTTACTAACAGAAAATCCATAATCACTGAAAATCCCATCAATTCTCTCACGCACCCAAAAATCATCACCGATGTTGGGCAAATGGCCTAAGTCTATTATTTTGAGGTTATTCCCACTATATACATCAAATACATAAATCTTTGTGGAAGTAACTGCAAATATCTGCTTCGCATCAACAGAAAATCTGAGGCACCTAATCGGGCCGACGATTTTCACGATGATGGTTCTAAATTCTCTACCAGAAAGCATGTCCCAGATTTTTATATTTTTACCATCTAATTTTTCATCGGCAGATGCTAAATACTTTCCGTCTGGACTAATAGCTAAAGTAGAAATAGTGCTTTCATGCCCCAGTTGCACAAATATCTCCGGCTTTTCAGAGGCAAAAGTTGAAGCTGAACTTATGGACAATATGACAATAATCCCAAACCAGACCGCTAGAAAGCGAAATAAACTCTTAAATCTAAACATATCTCACCCTTTCATTTATCATCAATCATTAAACCCTGTCTTTGATCCTATGATTTTCTGCCCGTCATGGGAAACAGTACAGTAATTGCGTCCCATGCCTCTTTTCGGCACTATCATTATATATTCGGTTCTTCTGATTATCTTGTAATCCTTTTCGGGAAATTTTGACAAGAAATCTTCCAGCGACATTCCTTGTGTAGCACGGATACAGGCATCGGCAGCCATGCGCTTTGCCTGACTCATATCATAAGCAAAATAACCCGCAAACACCGCCATGCATAGTATAATCAAATAAATTCCTTTACGAATAATAGAATTTTTGTTTTTCTTGTCATCAGGATTTGACTCGGTCTGCGGCCAAAGGATTTTCCGGGCTGTCCTTCGCAGAAGATAATAAAGGCCCATGACGCCCAACACGATGAGCAATGGCGCGCCTTTTTCATCCGCAAGCAGCGGCGAAAACGGCAAAACGAAAAAAGAAATAAATATCAGGATGGCAAGGTATCGGGCAAAGCGCGCAAACCTGATTAATCCGATCCCACATGCCACCGCAATCAGCGCGTAACCAACGGTAAGGAAAGTTGAGAGGAATGTGCCTTGAGAGATTTTCACGATATTTATCGCAACGGAAAGCGCCAGGACTATCAGGAGACAGCCAATAATCCGGATCGAACAGTAGGCATTTTGTTCGTCCTTGAGCTGTTTTTTTTCTGCCTTGGTTACCCACCGGCCATGAAAAAGCTTCAATCCTCTGCTTTTTGCTGCTTCTCTGGATAACTGGTCAGATGGAATGCCCCAGTCAGTGTTAATCAGTAAATCCGGACGATCTGGCTGATATTTTTTTAACACAATACGTTACCCTTCCCGACACAATGCCCGTATTGACTTGGAGTGAACCTCAAGTGACTGAACTCTAACTTAACATATGGTACAAGTATTAGGGGCAGGTCAAAGATCCTCGCCGCCTCTCATCAATAATGCTCCGTTTACGCCGCCGGACATTTTGAGATAGATATTGCCGGAGCACTCAGCCACCGGTTATTCGGATCGATGCTGCGTGTAGGGCTTACCTGCTGTGTACAGGCTGAGGCGGGTGGTAAATTCCTTGATGGTTTCCTGTGCTGCCTTGTCCTTTCGAAGCAAATCCAGCGCCGCCTGTTGGGTTTCAACAGCCTGCTTGAAATCGCCTTTCCTTGCCTGCGCGGCCGCCAGAGTGTCAAGGTATTGGGCATTTCTGTCGATGCTTACCGCCTTGAGTGCAAAGCGTACCGCCTCCTTGCCGGCATGAATTTTTGCGTCGGGACAGGTAGCCAGTAACCAAGCCAGAGCGTTTGCGTATACAGCGGTCTTGGGCGATGATGTTGCAGCCATGTGCAAGTCTTCAATCGCTGATTGGTACAGACCCATCTCGGCAAAAAGTTGGCCGCGATCAAAGCGCACCCAGACCGCATCTGAATTGAACTCCAATGCCCGCTTGAAGTCAGCAAGAGCAAGTTGACGTTGCCCCATCGCCTGATGTGTCAATCCACGCTGGTGCAGCGCCCAAACATGGCCGCTGTATGTTTTGGCAATAACCCGGTCATAGTCGACAAGCGCTTCTGCATAGCGGCGCAGTTCGAACAACGCATTGGCACGATGAAAATGCATGTTGTCGCGCTGATAGGACTCAAGTGATCTACCGTACTTATCGCTCCCATCAAGACAGCGCGTGTACAAGCTTACCTTGGCCTGCGGATCCGCCGCTTTTTCCGCCTCCGCGCAATCGCTCGGCAACGGGGGCTCCATAGTCAATGCCTGCACAACTTGCGAAAACAGCAGACCGGCCAGAACTAGAGCAGGAATAATTTTTCCACGACACCGCATAATTCCCTCCAAATGGTGTACCCAAGTTGATATTACATGGTAGCTTCGCATGAAACAAATCTGTTCACTGAAAAAAAAGACAGACCGCCTGCAATACTTTGCCAACACATTTGAACCCACTCACACGCAAAGGAAGCCTGTGAAACTTCGCACAACCCCGTACGGTTTTTTTGATAAGAGATTGCTTCTGTATGTATTAACTGTAGGAAGTCCGGTCTTGCATGTCAAGGAAATCTTATGACAGGAAATCTTATGGCGTGAATGGTATTTATTACGAATTGAAGTCTATCATCTTTGTAAATGTTGGCTGGTTGTGTAGTTCAGGAAGAAGCAAATAACTGATTACGCCATGAGACCAGGCATTCTCGCTACCGTGCCGCCCTGTACCTGAGAGTAGCCAGCAAACCGAAAGATGTTGGCAAAAGAATAATTATCCCAGGTTACAGGTTATAAAAAAACTACAGATCTTTGATTTCAGACAGCAATCTATCAAACTGTTCCACATCAACCACCGGTGATGTGACAAAAGAGATCCCCGTCAGCACATTTAACGTTGCTGAGGCTAACAGCGCGTTCTCTGCATTAGGAAAATCCAAAGTAAAAACAAGGTCGTGTTCTCCTAATACGGCATACATAGATATTACTTTCCCACCATTCTTCTTGATAATTTCGACAGCCTTTCTAGTTCGTTCCGATGAAACCTTCTTGAGCGCATCTGTGGAATACTTCCCAAACATCATAAATATCGGCATATCGCAATTCCTCCTTAATGTTGGTATTTTGCGGTTTCTCTTATTGAGTGTTAAAAAACATACAAAACCCCGCTCTTTTTGAGAAACGGGGTTTCGATAATCTTCTTCATGGCATCACCCTTACAAAAAGGGTTCAGATTAGTTGTTAACCTTTTAACGATGCTTTATTCACTCTATTTTCATGTGCACCTGACTCGTAAAAAAGTCAAGAGGATGTTTCATTGATTATGATTTGAAAGGATGTATATCGGTCAAAACTACAGGATGCTCTCTTTCAGGAAGAAGCTTAGGAATTAGATTTAATCGAAGCTTAAAAGGCAGGGTCTAATTTGCTCTGCTTTTTTATATCAAAATTGCAGATTATTTGATCGAAATGTTGTAATAGATGATGTGATAAATTCCCACTTTCGAGAAGTCCTAAATAAGGAATAAGCATGAGAGCATCAACCCTTTTGGTTGTATCACTTACACTGGTGATGATTCTAATGATGAGCGATACAGATGCACAGGATACAAGACTCATCATGAGAGGCGATGACTTCGGGATGACTCAAGGTTCGCTCGTGGCGTTTGAGAAAGCGTTTAACGAAGGTGTATTAACCTGTGCATCCATTATAGTCCCCGCACCTTGGTTTGAGGCCACTGCCGACCTAATTCGGAATAATCCAAGTTGGTGCATCGGTGTTCACCTTACCCTGATAGGGGAGTGGAAAGGTTACCGTTGGAGACCAGTACTGTCTTGGAATATGGTAAAGTCAATAGTTGATGAGGACGGGTTTCTTTATAGATACCCTGACGAACTCCTTGCACGAACACCGAGAATTGAGGAGATCGAGGCCGAATGGCGTGCACAGATCAACCTTGCGCTCAAGAAAGGTATCAAGCTGCAGTATCTCGATTTTCATTACATGGGTCCAGCAAGTTACCCCGGCCTAAGTGAGGTGGTGGGCAGGATCGCAATGGATTACAACCTGCCATTGTCTGGAACCCTTGGTGAAAAACGGTTGCCCGGTATTTACAAGACGCCTATTGGAAAAAAGACAGAACTTGCGGTAAAAACGCTGGAGAATCTGAAGCCCGGCTTGTGGCTATGGGTGTTTCATCCTGGAATTGATTCGCCGGAGCATAACGCCCTCATCCACACGAACCCTGAGGATGTGTTCAAAGATGGTAATGTCGGAAAGCATAGGGCTGCTGAGACAGAGACGCTGAGGAGTCCTCGGGTAAAGGCAGTTATTAAAAACCGTGCTATCAAGCTGACCACCTACGGAGTAATTTGGAAAGAATTGCAGGAGAGGAATTAGAGCAAATCAAATATTCAAGACAAAGGGCAGGGTCAAATGGCCCTGTCTTTTTTTATTTTCTCGATTAACGATTGAAAGTCAGCAGCCTAGTACCATGAAAAAGCCAATTATACTTAGTGGCTGTTGTCCCCCCTATTATCTGAACAGGCGGTAATCATCCGGCAGAACCACGAGGCATGAAGGCTGTGCCGTACCCGTGTAATAAAAAACATCCCGCGAATACAAGATCAGCACTCCGGACAGATCCCGTTCTGCTATCTTTTTCTGTAAATGGGAAATCCGATCATGTGGTGTCATCAATAACCTCCTGTTACCTCACATCAGAATATCCTTTCCATCGTATACGCCAGATCTGTTTTGCCCTCATCGCCATAGAGGCACGAAGTGTGTGGAAGGATACGTCTTACTTTTTCGGTTAATGAATGGATTTCTTCCACATTCGGAGCGCGCCATGGCAATCCCTGGATGGGGAGATACGCATCAATTCTGAACGGAATGGATCGATCCACAGAGGCGATAAAATCCGCTATCCGCAGCACTTCATCCTCATCAACATAGCCTGGAATAAACACAGTTTCAGTATGTAGCGACACGGCTTTGCAGGAGGCAATCGCAATAAAGTTCCTTAAAATGGTTTCATTATCGCATCCTGTATAATCACGATGAAGAGACGGCGTGATGGCTTTGATACTGAAAATGACCTGATCCAGCAGTGAAAGGGGTGGCATTATCTTGCCGTTGGTGAGAAGAACGATGGAGCTACCCTTCGACTGCTTTAGAGAAGTCACAATCTGTGGCAGTGATGGGTCACATACAGGTTCGGCGCCCATTAGAATGACTTGTTTCAATTCAAGAGGATCGAGAAGTAACAGGAGTTTTTTCAATGTGAGAAAACGACGGGGACGATCGCTTCTGTATGTTGGATCATAGATGCGGAAACGGGTTTCAGGTAGATGGCAATCAAACGCCTCCTTTTTCAGAAGGCACAGTCTGCAGCGGAGATTACAACCCCAGAAATAAAGACAGCCCACGCCGTATTCTCTGGAGCAGGTTATATGATAGACCTTTGTTCTTTTTGAAGGATCTTTATTCGGTCTTTTCATGATTAGTTAATATCAGAATGATGCAAAATATACAATGATTCTCAATTCAGTCAATATTGAATACCGTTTGAAAGAAAGTATGCAAGTCAAAATTGCTGGATGCTTTGTTTCATGAAGAACAGTCGGATTCTACCTGAACAGAAAATATGCTGTCAAGCATTTGCACCTTTCATTCCGTATTCAATAAGCCGGCCCGATCAGTCGCCTGAATCTTTGTATTTGCTATATTTGTTTATGGAGAACAAAGCCCTTGACAAGCGTCACGTGACAAGTTATAGTATTGTTGTGATTAAATCGTTCGCCGACAAACATACGAGGGAACTCTTCATCACAGGTAAGTCAAGAAGGATTCAACCTGATCTGCTGAGAAGGGCCGTTCGCCGTTTGGAATTCATTGATTTTGCCACCTGCCTGGATGACCTGAAGGTACCCCCAAGTAACCGCCTTCATGCCTTGAAAGGAGATCGAGAAGGACTTTACGCAATTTCCATCAATGATCAATGGCGAATATGTTTCCGCTTTCAAGATGGCGATGCATATGATGTTGAGATTACTGATTACCATTAAGGAGAACTTTATGAGTATCGAAAACAAGGAAGTACGCGAAATACCCCCCACACATCCGGGAGAAATACTCCGGGAGGACTTCATGCCCGATTACGGGCTGACTACGGCTGCTTTAGCTGAAGCACTTGGCGTGTCTCGCCAGACCATTAATGAGATTTTACGAGAGCGTCGGGCAATGACCCCGGCAATGGCTCTAAGGCTGTCTCGCTTGTTTGGCAACACCCCGGAATTCTGGCTGAACGCTCAGCGGGCCTATGACCTATGGCAAGCGCAGAAAAGTTACCGGCGAGATATTGAAAGAATCAAGCCCCTGCGCGTAGCATGAATTTGAATCTATGAATGCGATATTGCCTACAAAGCTTAAAACCCTTATCTAGCCCCTTCTTGATGTCGCTTATCACTTATAGTCTTTAATTGCCCCGACAGGCTATCCTTGATCGCGGCAGCCTGCGCTTCAATCCGAGAACTAAATGACTGAATGGCACTCCTGATATGTCTTCTATATCTCAAATATGTTTTTTATCCAGGACATCACGAATGGCTTTGGCCAGCACGCTCATCCTGATCGGCTTGGTAATCAAATGGTTGATGCCGAGGATTGTGAGTTTTTCCAGGTCCCCTTTTTCCTGAAATCCTGAAGCGAACATTACAGGAATGTCGGCGCGAATACGTCTTATTTCCCGTGCCACATCAAAGCCCGTCATGTGAGGCATGGTCTTGTCCGTGATCACAAGATCAAAGGCGTCACTATCCTCCCTGAATGCCTCAATCGCTTTTACAGGGTCCGTTTCCGTTACTACCCGGTAACCAAGTTTCTCAAGCAGCTCCCTGCTCAAATTGGCCACCATCTTTTCATCATCAACAAACAGGATCTTTTCGCCTTGTCCCGGTACTATGGCTTCTTCCATATCTTTTCCATCTTCCACATACTTTTCCATCAACGGCAGGTAGACCCTGAAGATGGTTCCCTTGCCCGCCTCGCTGTATACCCTGATCTCCCCGCCATGGTCTTTGACGATCCCGTGCACGACCGCAAGCCCCAAACCCGTCCCCTCTCCCTTTTCCTTGGTTGTAAAGTAGGGTTCAAAGATTCTCGCGAGATCCTCCTGCGAGATTCCCTGCCCTGTATCCCTGACGGTCAATACCAGGTAATGGCCGTGACTTATCGGCGGACGATGCAAGAGGTCATCCGCATTGATGACGACTTCTTCCAAGCCAATCTCCAGGACGCCCCCGGTCTCCTTCATGGCATGCCCGGCGTTCGTGCACAGGTTGACCAGCACCTGATGCAGCTGCGTGGGATCGGCCATGATGATGACATCGGAAGTCTCTTCGATCTTCTGCTTTATCTCTATCGTCGTCGGCAGTGATGCCCGCATAAACTTGACGACTTCTCTAATGATCGGAGATAGGGCAGTAGGCTTTTCCCCCTGCTCGGTCTTGCGGCTGAAGGTCAGTATCTGCCGCACCAGGTCTTTTGCCCGATCGGCGGCCTTGAGTACCTGTTCCATGTTGTGGTAGACTTTCGGCCGGTCTTGTACCGCCATCAGGCATAGTTCCGAATAGCCCATGATGCCGCTGAGGATATTATTGAAGTCATGGGCAATGCCGCGCCAATGTTCCGATAGCCTCCATCTTCTGGGCCTGGATGAGCCGGGACTGCAATTTCTCGCGCTCTTCCTGAATCAGAACACGGTCGGTAATGTCCAGGACGGAGATAATGCCCGCCGGCCTTCCCCGCAACATCGTCGAGGCCCCCGATAGATCGACCCACTTTTCTGCACCGTCTTTCATGATGATTTTGAATTCATAACGATTTGTCGTTTCTTCTCCTCGCTGTCGCTTCCGGCCGCGTTCCTGAATGAGCGGCTTGAAGTCGGGATGAAGGATGTCCCAGAAATTCATGGCCAAGAGTTCTTTTTCGGAATAACCGCAGATGGTCTCGGCGGCCCTGTTCGCGTAAACCCAACGGTCATCCTGGTAAAGCATCACCGCCGTGGGCGTCGAATCGGCCAAAACCCTGAACTTCTCCTCGCTCTCCCGTAGCGCTTCCTCCGCCCGCTTGCGGTCGGTGATGTCGATAAAACTTTCAATATAACAATCCCTTCCTTTGATGGTAATAGGATAAACGGTTTCCAGGATGTCTTTTAGATGTCCATCAGCATGGATGAGCTTGCGTTCAGAGTGATCGACACTTTGACCGAGATCTTTGACCGGACATTTGCCTGCCTGGGCAGAACAAACCAATGAGTGACAGATCTTTCCTATAATCCTCTCTTTGGGCAGCCCGGTCATTTCTATGGCAGTCTGATTCGCTTCAATAATGATCTGAGTGTCCCTGTCAATAATGAGAATCCCGGTTCCTACTGTATTGAATATTGCCTGTAGTTTGGTTTCGTTATCACGCGACGCCCCCTCCGCCTGCCGATGCTCTAA is part of the Deltaproteobacteria bacterium genome and encodes:
- a CDS encoding tetratricopeptide repeat protein, translated to MRCRGKIIPALVLAGLLFSQVVQALTMEPPLPSDCAEAEKAADPQAKVSLYTRCLDGSDKYGRSLESYQRDNMHFHRANALFELRRYAEALVDYDRVIAKTYSGHVWALHQRGLTHQAMGQRQLALADFKRALEFNSDAVWVRFDRGQLFAEMGLYQSAIEDLHMAATSSPKTAVYANALAWLLATCPDAKIHAGKEAVRFALKAVSIDRNAQYLDTLAAAQARKGDFKQAVETQQAALDLLRKDKAAQETIKEFTTRLSLYTAGKPYTQHRSE
- a CDS encoding GYD domain-containing protein, whose protein sequence is MPIFMMFGKYSTDALKKVSSERTRKAVEIIKKNGGKVISMYAVLGEHDLVFTLDFPNAENALLASATLNVLTGISFVTSPVVDVEQFDRLLSEIKDL
- a CDS encoding ChbG/HpnK family deacetylase, translated to MRASTLLVVSLTLVMILMMSDTDAQDTRLIMRGDDFGMTQGSLVAFEKAFNEGVLTCASIIVPAPWFEATADLIRNNPSWCIGVHLTLIGEWKGYRWRPVLSWNMVKSIVDEDGFLYRYPDELLARTPRIEEIEAEWRAQINLALKKGIKLQYLDFHYMGPASYPGLSEVVGRIAMDYNLPLSGTLGEKRLPGIYKTPIGKKTELAVKTLENLKPGLWLWVFHPGIDSPEHNALIHTNPEDVFKDGNVGKHRAAETETLRSPRVKAVIKNRAIKLTTYGVIWKELQERN
- a CDS encoding radical SAM protein produces the protein MKRPNKDPSKRTKVYHITCSREYGVGCLYFWGCNLRCRLCLLKKEAFDCHLPETRFRIYDPTYRSDRPRRFLTLKKLLLLLDPLELKQVILMGAEPVCDPSLPQIVTSLKQSKGSSIVLLTNGKIMPPLSLLDQVIFSIKAITPSLHRDYTGCDNETILRNFIAIASCKAVSLHTETVFIPGYVDEDEVLRIADFIASVDRSIPFRIDAYLPIQGLPWRAPNVEEIHSLTEKVRRILPHTSCLYGDEGKTDLAYTMERIF
- a CDS encoding type II toxin-antitoxin system RelE/ParE family toxin, whose amino-acid sequence is MIKSFADKHTRELFITGKSRRIQPDLLRRAVRRLEFIDFATCLDDLKVPPSNRLHALKGDREGLYAISINDQWRICFRFQDGDAYDVEITDYH
- a CDS encoding HigA family addiction module antitoxin, whose product is MSIENKEVREIPPTHPGEILREDFMPDYGLTTAALAEALGVSRQTINEILRERRAMTPAMALRLSRLFGNTPEFWLNAQRAYDLWQAQKSYRRDIERIKPLRVA
- a CDS encoding ATP-binding protein, with protein sequence MGYSELCLMAVQDRPKVYHNMEQVLKAADRAKDLVRQILTFSRKTEQGEKPTALSPIIREVVKFMRASLPTTIEIKQKIEETSDVIIMADPTQLHQVLVNLCTNAGHAMKETGGVLEIGLEEVVINADDLLHRPPISHGHYLVLTVRDTGQGISQEDLARIFEPYFTTKEKGEGTGLGLAVVHGIVKDHGGEIRVYSEAGKGTIFRVYLPLMEKYVEDGKDMEEAIVPGQGEKILFVDDEKMVANLSRELLEKLGYRVVTETDPVKAIEAFREDSDAFDLVITDKTMPHMTGFDVAREIRRIRADIPVMFASGFQEKGDLEKLTILGINHLITKPIRMSVLAKAIRDVLDKKHI
- a CDS encoding PAS domain S-box protein — translated: MEDQSKTKQVLIQELDSLRQRIAELEQSELEHRQAEGASRDNETKLQAIFNTVGTGILIIDRDTQIIIEANQTAIEMTGLPKERIIGKICHSLVCSAQAGKCPVKDLGQSVDHSERKLIHADGHLKDILETVYPITIKGRDCYIESFIDITDRKRAEEALRESEEKFRVLADSTPTAVMLYQDDRWVYANRAAETICGYSEKELLAMNFWDILHPDFKPLIQERGRKRQRGEETTNRYEFKIIMKDGAEKWVDLSGASTMLRGRPAGIISVLDITDRVLIQEEREKLQSRLIQAQKMEAIGTLARHCP